The following DNA comes from Micromonospora chokoriensis.
TCGCAGGCCAGCACGAGACGTTCCGGGTCCTGCCGGTCGGTCACCTCGACCTCGACGTCGGCCCCGAAGCCGGGCAGCCCGGCGGTGTGCAGCACCAGCCGATCCGGTACGCCCTCGGGCGTCTCGGCCTCGGCGAACCACCGGCCGAGCAGTTCCCGATCGGTCAATGCGAGCCATACCCGCTCGGGTGGGTGGGACAGGTCGACCTGCGCGCCGATCTCGATCACGGCGAGACTCTAACGGGTCTCCCGCCCCGCCCGCCCGGGCCGGCGGTCGGCGCCCTGGTCACCCCCAGCGGGTCGACCTCTCGGTCAGCGCGGCGAGGGCCGCCCGGGCACCGGCGCTCACGTCGGCGACGACCTCGGCCGCCGGCAGGTCCCGGGCCAGCGTGTGCGCCTGCCCGGCCCACGCGTTCGCCACCGACGCGTCCCCGTCGCGCCGGGCGGCGGCCAGCAGCGGGCGCGTCAGGTGCAGCACCTGCGGGTAACCGGCCGGCGCCGCGGCGTCGTGCCGGCGCAGGAAGTCGTTGGTCACGCCCCGGGCCCGCTTGCCGGTGAACGACCGGGTCAACGCGGTGGGCGCGGTACCGGCCACCGCCTCCCGGTGCATCGGCGAACTGCCCGCCTCCGGGCACCGCAGAAAGGCGGTGCCGAGCTGCGCGGCGGTGGCGCCGGCAGCCAGCGCGGCGGCCAGCGCCGGGCCGTCGACGATGCCCCCCGCCGCCACCAGTGGCAGGTCGCAGCGGGCGGCGGTCAGCCGGAGCAACGGCAGCAACGCGTAGTCGTCGTCGTCCGGCAGGCCGCCGCGATGGCCACCGGCCTCGGTGCCCTGCACCACGACCGCGTCCACACCGAGGTCGGCGGCGGCCGTGGCGGCCTCCGGGCGGGTGACGGTGGCCCACACCTCGGTGCCCCGCTCACGCAGGGCTGCCACCGCCGCCCGGTCAGGCAGCCCGAACACGAAGGACACCACCGGGACCGGGTCCGCGAGCAGTGCGGCCAGCTTCTCCGGGTACGCGTCGTCGCCGCCCACCGGATCACCCAGGGTGACGCCGCGCTGGGCGGCCTGCGGGGCGAGCCGTTCGGCGTACGCCCGGACGGCGGCCTCGTCGACGTCGCCCGGGTCGGGCAGGAAGAGGTTGACCCCGAACGGCCGGTCGGTGCGGGCGCGGACCTCGGCGACGTCGGCGGCCAGCCGGCCGGCGTCGATCATCCCGGCGGCCAGGAAGCCCAGCCCTCCGGCCGCGGAGACGGCGGCCGCGAGCGCGGGCGTGGACGGGCCGCCGGCCATCGGAGCGGCGATGATCGGGTGACGCAGCGTGGACAGCGTGGACATGGGCCCATCCTGCCGCACCGCCCCGTCCGCTCAGCGGCGTGCGGTGTGCCTCCACCGCAGCGCACCGGCCAGCCCGAGCAGAGCCAGCAGTGTCCCGGCGCCGGCGACCAGCAG
Coding sequences within:
- a CDS encoding NAD(P)H-dependent flavin oxidoreductase, with product MSTLSTLRHPIIAAPMAGGPSTPALAAAVSAAGGLGFLAAGMIDAGRLAADVAEVRARTDRPFGVNLFLPDPGDVDEAAVRAYAERLAPQAAQRGVTLGDPVGGDDAYPEKLAALLADPVPVVSFVFGLPDRAAVAALRERGTEVWATVTRPEAATAAADLGVDAVVVQGTEAGGHRGGLPDDDDYALLPLLRLTAARCDLPLVAAGGIVDGPALAAALAAGATAAQLGTAFLRCPEAGSSPMHREAVAGTAPTALTRSFTGKRARGVTNDFLRRHDAAAPAGYPQVLHLTRPLLAAARRDGDASVANAWAGQAHTLARDLPAAEVVADVSAGARAALAALTERSTRWG